The following proteins are encoded in a genomic region of Drosophila willistoni isolate 14030-0811.24 chromosome 3R, UCI_dwil_1.1, whole genome shotgun sequence:
- the LOC6650745 gene encoding uncharacterized protein LOC6650745 has product MPSNNSSSKGPVVPDWVKPELFEQTLKDTVKNYKKILKFKVSPGTRPGDNYVTIMLRVEVDVELTDNTTKSISYMLKTARKSAEYGETFGNSEFNIFDTERDMFTNVVQEFKDMYKKAGLEVEFGAKCYKLDIKEDHIILEDLKAKGFRPTERLAGLNKEHTLSVLKKLAQWHAASATRVAVKGPYPEHLNKGLFTEEGKALLKGLSEGAIKYILKSYETIEGHEVYYEAVKNMKEHIMDHIWQVGQVDPNEFNVLNHNDCWLSNIMFQYDEQNQLLDTYLVDYQLCKYGNVALDLLYFLLSSPRVEIKIKEFDYFVKFYHDQLIEHLQLLKYPKKLPTLIEIHTQLLKYGVWGFNVTLGVMAGANLEDVAGADFDNLLAETPEGDKFRTQLYAGKQYKEHVKIVLPWLLNRGALHCPNIDNVLK; this is encoded by the exons ATGCCATCAAATAATAGTTCATCGAAGGGACCAGTAGTCCCTGACTGGGTTAAGCCAGAACTTTTTGAACAAACACTTAAGGACACTGTCAAAAACtataagaaaatattaaaatttaaagtgaGTCCCGGGACACGACCGGGTGATAATTATGTCACCATAATGCTGAGAGTGGAAGTAGATGTCGAACTAACAG ATAATACGACTAAAAGTATTTCGTACATGCTCAAAACTGCACGCAAGTCAGCAGAATATGGAGAGACTTTTGGTAATAGCgagtttaatatatttgacACTGAACGGGACATGTTCACAAATGTTGTGCAGGAGTTCAAGGATATGTATAAAAAGGCTGGACTTGAAGTTGAGTTTGGTGCCAAATGCTATAAGCTCGATATCAAGGAGGATCACATTATACTCGAAGATTTAAAAGCCAAAGGTTTTCGACCAACTGAACGATTGGCGGGCCTGAACAAAGAGCACACATTGAGTGTCCTCAAGAAGTTGGCCCAATGGCATGCCGCTTCGGCAACTCGAGTGGCCGTTAAAGGTCCTTATCCTGAACACTTGAACAAAGGACTATTTACAGAGGAGGGAAAAGCTCTTTTAAAAGGCCTGTCGGAGGGTGCGATAAAGTATATACTAAAATCCTATGAAACAATTGAAGGACATGAGGTTTACTATGAGGCGGTG AAAAACATGAAAGAGCACATCATGGATCACATTTGGCAAGTGGGCCAAGTTGACCCCAATGAGTTCAATGTCCTTAATCACAATGACTGTTGGCTGAGTAACATAATGTTTCAATATGATGAACAAAACCAACTACTGGATACATATCTGGTTGATTATCAGTTGTGTAAATATGGAAATGTGGCTCTCGATTTACTTTATTTCCTCTTATCATCGCCCCGTGTGGAgatcaaaataaaagaatttgaCTATTTTGTAAAGTTCTATCACGATCAGTTGATCGAACATCTACAACTTTTAAAATATCCCAAAAAGTTGCCCACTCTAATTGAAATACATACACAACTCTTAAAATATGGTGTATGGG GTTTTAATGTAACACTAGGCGTTATGGCTGGAGCAAATCTTGAAGATGTTGCCGGTGCTGATTTTGACAATCTATTGGCTGAAACGCCAGAGGGAGATAAATTCCGTACTCAACTATATGCCGGAAAACAATATAAAGAACATGTGAAGATAGTACTACCTTGGCTGCTTAATCGCGGTGCCTTGCACTGTCCAAATATTGACAATGTCTTGAAGTAG
- the LOC6650746 gene encoding uncharacterized protein LOC6650746, producing MAENAEQAPSKIPDWIKANLFEDVLKSTVKGYKKVKSFKPVIGSAAGENYATIMLRVEIEVELEDGKIKPVSYMLKLPHQTEVFQKMMETTNIFDIERNAYQKIVPELEELYKNNGVDIKFGAHSYDLKNAKTDYVLLEDLRPYGFKNANRLEGLDQQHTDRVLQKLSQWHAASIVRVATKGPYEESLTMGFFKEENRQMMAEMNKALSQIFLKCCSTYEGNETYLEDVKLLQPRITDEIFKMAKVDPLELNVLNHGDCWSNNIMFQYDAFGKIKEVYLVDYQMPRWGTVAQDLLYFLLSSTKLEDKLSKFDQNIKFYHDNLVEHLKLLKYSKPLPTLRDLHLSLFKYGFWGYCTATGVMAAVLLDPTDSASFENFLGDTEEGSDFRTLMYSNARYRKHIQAILPWLHNRGALETSTQDVVINQNDKKLPDWIKTEVFQELLKKQVIGYKATKSLRASAGAAAGENYATIMFRIEFDVELNDETQITKAFMLKAPHETEIYQKLLQSHNFFDIERGMYFKVVPELEELYQNVGHEIKFGAECYEIDIKDHYVLLEDLRPRGFRNVDRLKGLDQAHTESVLLKLAQWHAASAVRVASKGSYDEKFTKGFFRDPEVLRMLCTRNLQSLLNYIHLYEGHEQYLNELQNITPKLLEVVMEMSEPHEDDFNALNHGDAWSNNIMFQYNEKNELINTYFVDLQIPKWGSIAQDLLYFLLSSTELDIKISKFEYFISFYHKELVKQLTLLKYTKTLPTLKSIHHSLYKYGGWGLFAILNVMGVVLLDSDPNANFESFFEDDAEHKSNFKKFTMSAATNGESEAENFPSWLPNITLENAVRAQLGDFERIISVTPKSGSSEGENYSSLFLRLLLEVELLDHSTKDISFVLKAQHNNEVMAAIMGKLKLFDKEEQMYHTILPKFEKLYENAGKPIQFAPKAFKVDRDLGVDYILLEDLHRKNFRNENRLTGLDLEHMLAVLEKLAAFHAASACYVEHYGLFGEEFTVGVFSENNRQLLQEFNASGAFLTQLKKWKNAEKIYEKLADSDDYLVDRLLQDQQYNAREFNVLNHGDCWSNNIMFQHDAFGKIKETLFVDFQVGKYGSPANDLYYLILSSAALELKTNKFDYLIRYYFDNLISNLKLLEYHRPLPKLKNLHAALFRNGLAAYMVVSKVLPVVMLDKTNNANLESYINDESKMKAAMFTNHKYVRVMTEVLPWLDNRGLLDWKLFKMTRLKIPEWVTSISVNNAVYKILGKGCKVLTVSPNVDDIQFRNCTILLPIKVRVQLKDQTIRKLSFILKTQNNRKFQAKVMSQLKMFFREHQMYHNILPKLEKLYQTVGKSTNFGPRAYRLDYGIGVQYILLEDLAARGYRNIDRNVGFDEVCLKQVLKKLAEFHAASAVYVEKFGMFSKLMTVGVYSKDNKLILQELNDADPFMSQLRRWRVGGQFHGRLIEKEEVLVDLMLENHKVKRNEFNVLNHSDLWMNNIMFKYDAFGSIEDTAFLDYQVVKFGSPAIDLFYTILSSAQMEIKLTKFDDLVQYYFYHLLENLKYLNYQQSLPQLYDIQNALNANGLSAYVVVTRVLPIVMMNKFEDETNDNYASKMKCLMYTNRKYIQAMNNILPWMDSRGLLDWQ from the exons ATGGCAGAGAATGCAGAACAAGCGCCGAGCAAAATTCCCGATTGGATTAAGGCTAATCTATTTGAAGATGTGCTCAAGTCCACTGTCAAGGGCTATAAGAAAGTAAAGAGTTTCAAACCTGTTATAGGATCAGCGGCAGGTGAAAATTATGCCACCATTATGTTGCGTGTGGAAATTGAAGTCGAATTGGAAG ATGGCAAAATCAAGCCCGTATCGTACATGCTAAAATTGCCCCATCAGACGGAAGTGTTTCAGAAAATGATGGAGACAACcaatatttttgatatagaACGCAATGCGTACCAAAAAATTGTTCCCGAATTGGAGGAACTGTATAAAAATAATGGTGTAGATATAAAATTCGGAGCCCATAGCTATGATCTAAAGAATGCCAAGACAGACTATGTCTTATTGGAGGATCTGCGTCCGTATGGCTTTAAAAATGCCAATCGTTTGGAGGGATTGGATCAACAGCATACCGACAGAGTTCTACAGAAATTGTCCCAATGGCATGCAGCTTCTATAGTTCGGGTGGCGACCAAGGGTCCGTATGAAGAAAGTTTGACCATGGGTTTCTTCAAGGAGGAAAATCGTCAAATGATGGCAGAAATGAACAAAGCATTATCGCAAATATTCCTGAAATGTTGTTCCACCTACGAGGGCAATGAGACCTACTTGGAGGATGTT AAACTTCTTCAGCCAAGAATTACTGACGagatattcaaaatggctaaAGTCGATCCTCTGGAGTTGAATGTGCTAAATCATGGGGATTGTTGGTCAAATAATATTATGTTTCAATATGATGCATTTGGCAAGATTAAGGAGGTCTACCTAGTTGATTATCAAATGCCCAGATGGGGGACAGTAGCTCAGGATTTGCTTTACTTCCTTCTCTCCTCCACCAAACTGGAAGATAAACTAAGCAAGTTTGATCAAAACATTAAATTCTATCATGATAATCTGGTCGAGCATCTAAAACTATTGAAGTACTCAAAACCATTGCCAACGTTACGCGATCTACATTTATCGCTCTTTAAATATGGTTTTTGGG GTTACTGCACGGCTACAGGAGTTATGGCAGCTGTTCTCTTGGATCCTACAGATTCGGCCAGTTTTGAAAATTTCCTCGGCGATACGGAAGAAGGCAGCGATTTCAGAACTCTGATGTATTCGAATGCCCGCTATCGCAAACATATTCAAGCTATTCTGCCCTGGTTACATAACCGTGGGGCATTGGAGACCAGC ACACAGGATGTAGTGATAAACCAAAATGATAAGAAATTACCCGACTGGATTAAGACAGAGGTTTTTCAAGAGTTGCTAAAGAAACAAGTCATTGGCTACAAGGCAACAAAGTCCTTGAGAGCTAGTGCTGGGGCAGCTGCTGGTGAAAATTATGCCACAATAATGTTTAGGATTGAATTTGATGTGGAACTTAACGATGAAACACAGATCACCAAGGCATTTATGCTAAAAGCCCCACATGAAACGGAAATCTATCAAAAATTGCTTCAAAGCCATAATTTTTTCGATATAGAACGTGGCATGTATTTCAAAGTGGTTCCCGAATTGGAGGAATTGTATCAGAATGTGGGCCATGAAATCAAATTTGGAGCTGAATGCTATGAGATTGACATTAAGGATCATTATGTGTTGCTTGAGGACCTGAGGCCACGTGGCTTTCGAAATGTTGATCGATTGAAGGGTCTAGACCAGGCTCACACCGAGAGTGTTTTACTTAAATTGGCCCAATGGCATGCAGCATCGGCGGTACGTGTCGCCTCGAAAGGATCGTATGATGAAAAATTCACTAAGGGCTTCTTTCGGGACCCAGAAGTCCTGCGCATGCTATGCACTAGGAATCTCCAGAGCCtattaaattatatacatttgtatgaaGGGCATGAGCAATATTTAAACGAATTG CAAAATATCACACCAAAATTGTTGGAAGTGGTCATGGAAATGAGTGAGCCGCATGAAGATGACTTTAATGCCTTGAATCATGGTGATGCTTGGTCCAATAATATAATGTTTCAATACAATGAAAAGAATGaattaataaatacatattttgtCGATCTTCAGATACCCAAATGGGGTTCGATTGCGCAg GATCTTTTGTACTTCTTGCTGTCGTCAACTGaattggatattaaaattagtaaatttgaatatttcatttcattttatcaCAAAGAATTGGTGAAGCAACTGACTTTATTAAAGTATACAAAAACTTTGCCCACCCTTAAGAGCATTCATCATTCCCTTTACAAATATGGCGGTTGGG gattgtttgccattttgaatgtGATGGGCGTTGTACTGCTGGATTCTGACCCAAATGCTAATTTTGAAAGCTTCTTTGAGGACGATGCGGAACATAAATCTAATTTCAAAAA ATTTACAATGTCAGCGGCTACAAATGGTGAGAGTGAGGCGGAAAATTTTCCCAGTTGGTTGCCAAATATTACCTTGGAGAATGCGGTACGTGCTCAGTTGGGAGACTTTGAGAGGATTATATCCGTAACTCCGAAATCGGGTAGTTCTGAGGGTGAGAACTATTCATCACTCTTTCTGCGACTGCTATTAGAAGTGGAACTACTTG ATCATTCAACCAAGGATATATCTTTTGTGTTAAAAGCCCAGCATAATAATGAAGTTATGGCCGCCATAATGGGAAAATTGAAACTCTTTGATAAGGAGGAGCAAATGTATCATACGATATTGCCAAAGTTTGAGAAACTTTATGAGAATGCTGGCAAACCCATTCAGTTTGCACCAAAAGCCTTTAAGGTGGATCGCGACTTGGGTGTGGATTATATACTTTTGGAAGATTTGCATCGCAAGAACTTCAGGAACGAAAATCGTTTGACTGGTCTCGATTTGGAGCATATGTTGGCTGTCTTGGAGAAATTGGCTGCCTTCCATGCGGCCTCGGCGTGTTATGTAGAGCATTACGGACTATTTGGAGAGGAGTTTACGGTGGGAGTATTCAGTGAGAATAATCGTCAATTATTGCAGGAATTCAATGCATCGGGTGCGTTTCTAACTCAACttaaaaagtggaaaaatgctGAAAAAATCTACGAGAAATTG GCTGATAGCGATGACTATTTAGTAGATCGCCTGCTTCAAGATCAACAATATAATGCCCGAGAATTCAATGTCTTGAACCATGGCGATTGTTGGTCAAATAATATTATGTTCCAGCATGATGCATTTGGTAAAATTAAGGAAACTTTATTTGTGGACTTTCAAGTGGGAAAATATGGCAGTCCG gcCAATGATCTATACTATCTAATACTTTCGTCGGCTGCATTGGAGTTGAAAACCAACAAATTCGATTATCTAATTCGTTATTATTTCGATAACCTAATCAGTAATTTGAAACTATTGGAATACCATCGACCCTTGCCAAAGTTAAAAAATCTGCATGCAGCTCTATTTCGTAATGGTTTGGCTG CCTACATGGTTGTATCCAAAGTTCTGCCCGTTGTCATGTTGGACAAGACAAACAATGCCAATTTGGAGAGCTATATCAATGATGAATCCAAAATGAAGGCCGCCATGTTTACCAATCACAAATATGTTCGAGTAATGACGGAAGTTTTACCATGGTTGGACAATCGCGGACTACTCGACTGGAA GCTGTTCAAGATGACAAGGCTCAAAATCCCAGAATGGGTGACGTCTATATCTGTAAACAATGCAGTATATAAAATCCTGGGTAAAGGTTGCAAGGTGTTGACCGTTTCACCCAATGTCGATGATATACAATTTCGAAATTGTACCATATTGCTGCCCATTAAGGTCAGAGTTCAATTGAAGGATCAAACTATACGGAAATTATCCTTTATATTGAAGACACAGAACAATAGGAAATTTCAGGCCAAGGTCATGAGTCAATTGAAGATGTTCTTTCGCGAGCATCAAATGTATCATAATATTTTGCCCAAATTGGAGAAACTATACCAAACGGTGGGCAAGTCAACTAATTTTGGTCCTCGCGCCTATCGACTGGATTATGGGATTGGTGTTCAATATATATTGCTCGAGGACTTGGCGGCACGCGGCTATAGGAATATTGATCGGAATGTGGGTTTCGATGAGGTGTGTTTGAAACAAGTCCTCAAGAAGTTGGCCGAATTCCATGCTGCTTCCGCTGTGTATGTGGAGAAATTTGGTATGTTTAGCAAGCTGATGACCGTGGGCGTGTACTCTAAAGACAATAAACTGATACTTCAGGAGTTAAACGATGCGGATCCCTTTATGTCTCAGCTGCGTCGTTGGCGTGTGGGCGGACAATTTCATGGAAGGTTAATCGAGAAGGAGGAGGTGTTAGTTGATCTTATGCTAGAGAATCATAAAGTAAAGCGAAATGAGTTCAATGTGCTCAATCATAGCGATTTGTGGATGAATAATATTATGTTCAAATATGACGCTTTTGGCTCCATAGAAGATACCGCATTTCTGGACTATCAGGTGGTCAAATTTGGATCACCT GCCATCGATCTTTTTTATACCATTCTATCATCGGCTCAAATGGAAATCAAGTTGACAAAATTTGATGATCTGGTACAATATTATTTCTACCATTTGCTGGAGAATCTCAAATATCTCAATTATCAGCAATCTCTGCCACAACTTTATGATATACAAAATGCCCTTAATGCCAATGGGTTGTCTG CCTATGTGGTCGTTACCCGGGTTCTACCAATTGTAATGATGAATAAATTTGAGGATGAAACAAATGACAATTATGCctcaaaaatgaaatgcttAATGTACACCAATCGTAAATATATCCAAGCAATGAACAATATTCTTCCCTGGATGGATAGTCGAGGGCTTCTCGACTGGCAATAA
- the LOC6650747 gene encoding uncharacterized protein LOC6650747, with protein MPPQTQDVVINQNDKKLPDWIKTEVFQELLKKQVIGYKATKSLRASAGAAAGENYATIMFRIEFDVELNDETQITKAFMLKAPHETEIYQKLLQSHNFFDIERGMYFKVVPELEELYQNVGHEIKFGAECYEIDIKDHYVLLEDLRPRGFRNVDRLKGLDQAHTESVLLKLAQWHAASAVRVASKGSYDEKFTKGFFRDPEVLRMLCTRNLQSLLNYIHLYEGHEQYLNELQNITPKLLEVVMEMSEPHEDDFNALNHGDAWSNNIMFQYNEKNELINTYFVDLQIPKWGSIAQDLLYFLLSSTELDIKISKFEYFISFYHKELVKQLTLLKYTKTLPTLKSIHHSLYKYGGWGLFAILNVMGVVLLDSDPNANFESFFEDDAEHKSNFKKSIYTNPRYRKHMEILLPWLQYRGALE; from the exons ATGCCGCCACAGACACAGGATGTAGTGATAAACCAAAATGATAAGAAATTACCCGACTGGATTAAGACAGAGGTTTTTCAAGAGTTGCTAAAGAAACAAGTCATTGGCTACAAGGCAACAAAGTCCTTGAGAGCTAGTGCTGGGGCAGCTGCTGGTGAAAATTATGCCACAATAATGTTTAGGATTGAATTTGATGTGGAACTTAACGATGAAACACAGATCACCAAGGCATTTATGCTAAAAGCCCCACATGAAACGGAAATCTATCAAAAATTGCTTCAAAGCCATAATTTTTTCGATATAGAACGTGGCATGTATTTCAAAGTGGTTCCCGAATTGGAGGAATTGTATCAGAATGTGGGCCATGAAATCAAATTTGGAGCTGAATGCTATGAGATTGACATTAAGGATCATTATGTGTTGCTTGAGGACCTGAGGCCACGTGGCTTTCGAAATGTTGATCGATTGAAGGGTCTAGACCAGGCTCACACCGAGAGTGTTTTACTTAAATTGGCCCAATGGCATGCAGCATCGGCGGTACGTGTCGCCTCGAAAGGATCGTATGATGAAAAATTCACTAAGGGCTTCTTTCGGGACCCAGAAGTCCTGCGCATGCTATGCACTAGGAATCTCCAGAGCCtattaaattatatacatttgtatgaaGGGCATGAGCAATATTTAAACGAATTG CAAAATATCACACCAAAATTGTTGGAAGTGGTCATGGAAATGAGTGAGCCGCATGAAGATGACTTTAATGCCTTGAATCATGGTGATGCTTGGTCCAATAATATAATGTTTCAATACAATGAAAAGAATGaattaataaatacatattttgtCGATCTTCAGATACCCAAATGGGGTTCGATTGCGCAg GATCTTTTGTACTTCTTGCTGTCGTCAACTGaattggatattaaaattagtaaatttgaatatttcatttcattttatcaCAAAGAATTGGTGAAGCAACTGACTTTATTAAAGTATACAAAAACTTTGCCCACCCTTAAGAGCATTCATCATTCCCTTTACAAATATGGCGGTTGGG gattgtttgccattttgaatgtGATGGGCGTTGTACTGCTGGATTCTGACCCAAATGCTAATTTTGAAAGCTTCTTTGAGGACGATGCGGAACATAAATCTAATTTCAAAAAGTCTATCTATACAAATCCCAGATATCGCAAGCATATGGAAATATTATTACCTTGGCTGCAATATCGCGGTGCCTTggaataa
- the LOC6650748 gene encoding uncharacterized protein LOC6650748, with product MSAATNGESEAENFPSWLPNITLENAVRAQLGDFERIISVTPKSGSSEGENYSSLFLRLLLEVELLDHSTKDISFVLKAQHNNEVMAAIMGKLKLFDKEEQMYHTILPKFEKLYENAGKPIQFAPKAFKVDRDLGVDYILLEDLHRKNFRNENRLTGLDLEHMLAVLEKLAAFHAASACYVEHYGLFGEEFTVGVFSENNRQLLQEFNASGAFLTQLKKWKNAEKIYEKLADSDDYLVDRLLQDQQYNAREFNVLNHGDCWSNNIMFQHDAFGKIKETLFVDFQVGKYGSPANDLYYLILSSAALELKTNKFDYLIRYYFDNLISNLKLLEYHRPLPKLKNLHAALFRNGLAAYMVVSKVLPVVMLDKTNNANLESYINDESKMKAAMFTNHKYVRVMTEVLPWLDNRGLLDWK from the exons ATGTCAGCGGCTACAAATGGTGAGAGTGAGGCGGAAAATTTTCCCAGTTGGTTGCCAAATATTACCTTGGAGAATGCGGTACGTGCTCAGTTGGGAGACTTTGAGAGGATTATATCCGTAACTCCGAAATCGGGTAGTTCTGAGGGTGAGAACTATTCATCACTCTTTCTGCGACTGCTATTAGAAGTGGAACTACTTG ATCATTCAACCAAGGATATATCTTTTGTGTTAAAAGCCCAGCATAATAATGAAGTTATGGCCGCCATAATGGGAAAATTGAAACTCTTTGATAAGGAGGAGCAAATGTATCATACGATATTGCCAAAGTTTGAGAAACTTTATGAGAATGCTGGCAAACCCATTCAGTTTGCACCAAAAGCCTTTAAGGTGGATCGCGACTTGGGTGTGGATTATATACTTTTGGAAGATTTGCATCGCAAGAACTTCAGGAACGAAAATCGTTTGACTGGTCTCGATTTGGAGCATATGTTGGCTGTCTTGGAGAAATTGGCTGCCTTCCATGCGGCCTCGGCGTGTTATGTAGAGCATTACGGACTATTTGGAGAGGAGTTTACGGTGGGAGTATTCAGTGAGAATAATCGTCAATTATTGCAGGAATTCAATGCATCGGGTGCGTTTCTAACTCAACttaaaaagtggaaaaatgctGAAAAAATCTACGAGAAATTG GCTGATAGCGATGACTATTTAGTAGATCGCCTGCTTCAAGATCAACAATATAATGCCCGAGAATTCAATGTCTTGAACCATGGCGATTGTTGGTCAAATAATATTATGTTCCAGCATGATGCATTTGGTAAAATTAAGGAAACTTTATTTGTGGACTTTCAAGTGGGAAAATATGGCAGTCCG gcCAATGATCTATACTATCTAATACTTTCGTCGGCTGCATTGGAGTTGAAAACCAACAAATTCGATTATCTAATTCGTTATTATTTCGATAACCTAATCAGTAATTTGAAACTATTGGAATACCATCGACCCTTGCCAAAGTTAAAAAATCTGCATGCAGCTCTATTTCGTAATGGTTTGGCTG CCTACATGGTTGTATCCAAAGTTCTGCCCGTTGTCATGTTGGACAAGACAAACAATGCCAATTTGGAGAGCTATATCAATGATGAATCCAAAATGAAGGCCGCCATGTTTACCAATCACAAATATGTTCGAGTAATGACGGAAGTTTTACCATGGTTGGACAATCGCGGACTACTCGACTGGAAGTAA